The following are from one region of the Halogeometricum sp. S3BR5-2 genome:
- a CDS encoding glutamate-cysteine ligase family protein, with protein sequence MSPTAAHRSEHHGTAVSVDGSGPLRRSLEVEYWVVDGEGRLVEPDGLVGAAEGTEREFVEPILEVKTSPCETTAELREELYERLGAVLRRADELDRGLVPLATPMCEETVGELDSERTRIQNRIVGDDFRYVRHCAGTHIHVEQRPGREIDQLNALVAIDPALALANTSPYFDGRRLAAGARSKLYRRMAYDDVPHQGWLWRYAGDTREWSRRLERRFEEFLTAAVDAGVDRTDVESNFSPESAVWTPVQLRERFSTVEWRSPDNALPSEVLRLADDVAGFVERLDGAELRIDGETGSVSDEMVVAPEFDAVLKYVDAAIEEGLESEAVRSYLDRMGFDVDAYSPVTHEIDGRETVSPEEAREIRLEHAERLERDVRSGGRRSGRSGQSARERTD encoded by the coding sequence ATGTCGCCGACGGCCGCTCACCGTTCTGAACACCACGGGACGGCCGTGTCCGTAGACGGGTCCGGTCCGCTTCGGCGGAGCCTCGAAGTCGAGTACTGGGTCGTCGACGGGGAGGGACGCCTCGTCGAACCCGACGGACTCGTCGGGGCGGCCGAGGGGACCGAACGCGAGTTCGTCGAGCCCATCTTGGAGGTGAAGACGTCCCCCTGCGAGACGACGGCGGAACTGCGCGAGGAACTGTACGAACGCCTCGGGGCGGTCCTCCGACGCGCCGACGAACTCGACAGGGGTCTCGTCCCCCTCGCGACGCCGATGTGCGAAGAGACCGTCGGAGAACTGGACAGCGAGCGGACGCGGATTCAGAACCGCATCGTCGGGGACGACTTCCGGTACGTGCGACACTGCGCGGGGACGCACATCCACGTCGAACAGCGTCCCGGGCGCGAAATCGACCAGTTGAACGCCTTGGTCGCCATCGACCCTGCGCTGGCGCTTGCGAACACCTCGCCGTACTTCGACGGCCGGCGGTTGGCCGCCGGCGCGCGCTCGAAGCTCTACCGCCGGATGGCGTACGACGACGTGCCGCACCAGGGGTGGCTGTGGCGCTACGCGGGCGACACGCGCGAGTGGTCGCGGCGACTCGAACGCCGCTTCGAGGAGTTCCTGACGGCCGCCGTCGACGCCGGCGTCGACCGGACGGACGTCGAGTCGAACTTCTCCCCGGAGAGCGCCGTCTGGACGCCGGTCCAACTGCGAGAGCGCTTCTCGACGGTCGAGTGGCGCTCGCCCGACAACGCGCTTCCGAGCGAGGTGCTCAGGCTGGCGGACGACGTGGCCGGGTTCGTCGAACGCCTCGACGGCGCCGAACTCCGCATCGACGGCGAGACGGGCTCCGTGAGCGACGAGATGGTCGTCGCCCCCGAGTTCGACGCCGTCTTGAAGTACGTCGACGCCGCCATCGAGGAGGGACTGGAGTCGGAGGCGGTCCGCTCGTACCTCGACCGGATGGGGTTCGACGTCGACGCCTACTCGCCGGTGACCCACGAGATAGACGGCCGGGAGACGGTCAGCCCCGAGGAGGCCCGCGAGATTCGGCTCGAACACGCCGAGCGACTCGAACGCGACGTCCGGAGCGGAGGGCGACGGAGCGGCCGCAGCGGTCAGAGCGCGCGGGAGCGGACCGACTGA
- a CDS encoding alkaline phosphatase family protein, with the protein MGLFDRLRGQDDPRVAFIGIDGVPFSLLADNPDEFPNMAALADAGSAGAIESIVPPESSACWPSLTTGVNPGETGVYGFQDRENGSYDTYVPMGRDVQATRLWDRVTDAGRKATVMNVPVTFPPQRNVQRMVSGFLSPSVDKAAYPDDFRDYLDSMGYIIDTNAKLGHKDDKTEFAENAHKTIDKRFEAFTHYLEQDDWDLFFGVFMTTDRVNHFLFKDYEDETPDKEKFMEFYRKVDDYLGEIRETLADDVTLVVASDHGFTSLDYEVHCNALLEEEGWLSYEDDDHEQLDDISDDTLAYSLIPGRFYLNLEGREPRGAVPEEEYDERRDELKEMLENLEGPDGRKVADRVVEKEEAFRGDHDDIAPDLVVVPNHGFDLKSGFKGDADVFGQGPRNGMHSFDNASLFIDDSDAAIEDADLFDIAPTILDLMEVDYSRTDFDGASLLTQ; encoded by the coding sequence ATGGGTTTGTTCGACCGACTACGCGGGCAAGACGACCCGCGTGTCGCCTTCATCGGAATCGACGGCGTTCCCTTTAGTCTCCTCGCCGACAATCCCGACGAGTTCCCCAACATGGCGGCCCTCGCGGACGCCGGTAGCGCCGGCGCCATCGAGAGCATCGTGCCGCCGGAGTCCTCGGCGTGTTGGCCCTCGCTCACCACGGGAGTCAACCCCGGCGAGACGGGCGTGTACGGCTTTCAGGACCGTGAGAACGGCTCCTACGACACGTACGTCCCCATGGGGCGGGACGTGCAGGCCACCCGACTCTGGGACCGCGTGACCGACGCCGGGCGCAAGGCAACCGTGATGAACGTCCCCGTGACGTTCCCGCCGCAGCGGAACGTCCAGCGGATGGTCTCGGGCTTCCTCTCCCCCAGCGTCGACAAGGCGGCCTACCCCGACGACTTCCGGGACTACCTCGACTCGATGGGATACATCATCGACACGAACGCGAAACTCGGGCACAAAGACGACAAGACCGAGTTCGCCGAGAACGCGCACAAGACCATCGACAAGCGCTTCGAGGCGTTCACGCACTACCTCGAACAGGACGACTGGGACCTCTTCTTCGGCGTGTTCATGACCACCGACCGGGTCAACCACTTCCTGTTCAAGGACTACGAGGACGAGACCCCTGACAAGGAGAAGTTCATGGAGTTCTACCGCAAGGTGGACGACTACCTCGGCGAGATTCGAGAGACGCTCGCCGACGACGTGACGCTCGTCGTCGCCTCCGACCACGGGTTCACCTCGCTGGACTACGAGGTCCACTGCAACGCCCTGCTCGAAGAGGAGGGGTGGCTCTCCTACGAGGACGACGACCACGAGCAACTGGACGACATCTCCGACGACACGCTGGCGTACTCGCTCATCCCCGGCCGCTTCTACCTCAACCTCGAGGGCCGCGAACCGCGCGGCGCCGTCCCCGAGGAGGAGTACGACGAACGCCGCGACGAACTGAAGGAGATGCTCGAGAACCTCGAAGGCCCCGACGGGCGGAAAGTCGCGGACCGCGTCGTCGAGAAGGAGGAGGCGTTCCGCGGCGACCACGACGACATCGCGCCGGACCTCGTCGTCGTCCCGAACCACGGCTTCGACCTGAAGTCCGGGTTCAAGGGCGACGCCGACGTGTTCGGACAGGGTCCCCGCAACGGGATGCACAGTTTCGACAACGCCTCGCTGTTCATCGACGACTCCGACGCCGCCATCGAGGACGCGGACCTCTTCGACATCGCCCCGACCATTCTCGACCTGATGGAGGTCGACTACAGTCGAACCGACTTCGACGGCGCGAGCCTGCTCACGCAGTAA
- a CDS encoding DUF5788 family protein, with product MKEFERKQLLERVNREGATVGVDIPDAIDVQGEEVELRDFVFEIKRRDTIPEGERERVDRAKKNLRRERLERLQRIEENEVSYEEGERLVESIVGIDRALNALEQLRPANLEQEAQLQEAQDQKRWMNFLKQALGRDGGSGRGGR from the coding sequence GTGAAGGAGTTCGAGCGAAAGCAGTTGCTGGAACGGGTCAACCGCGAGGGCGCCACGGTGGGCGTGGACATCCCCGACGCCATCGACGTGCAGGGCGAGGAGGTGGAACTGCGCGACTTCGTCTTCGAGATAAAGCGACGCGACACGATTCCGGAGGGCGAACGCGAACGGGTCGACCGGGCCAAGAAGAACCTCCGGCGCGAACGCCTCGAACGCCTCCAGCGCATCGAAGAGAACGAGGTGAGCTACGAGGAGGGCGAGCGACTGGTCGAGAGCATCGTCGGCATCGACCGGGCGCTGAACGCCCTCGAACAACTGCGTCCCGCGAACCTCGAACAGGAGGCGCAGTTGCAGGAGGCACAGGACCAGAAGCGCTGGATGAACTTCCTGAAGCAGGCGCTCGGCCGCGACGGCGGGTCCGGCCGCGGGGGGCGGTGA
- the polX gene encoding DNA polymerase/3'-5' exonuclease PolX, with product MSRNDEVASLFEEFADLLEAKDVEYKPNTYRRAAENIRAHARPVEELAAEGEDAVGEIQGVGEAISAKVVEYFETGEIGELEELREELPVDMAGLTSVEGVGPKTVASLYEALGVTTLDELEAAAEEGRIREVSGFGPKTEENIRENVPFARRAQERERLGDARPLADDALSYLREEDAVERADVAGSIRRWRDTIGDVDVLVASAEAGAVVDAFVDWPAASGVIEAGESKASVRSNGVRVDLRVVDPAEFGAALQYFTGNREHNRRVRNVAIERGLKMNEYGVFDVSEVEDPDADQRAGERVAGETEESMYDAVGLPLIPPEIREDAGEIEAAREGTLPTLVERSDVRGDLHTHTDWSDGRYSLGEMVAAAEERGYDYYAVTDHATGPGMVGGVGLSDDELREQADAVETATADADLELLPGVEANVDAEGGVSVGDDLLAELDIVVASPHAALGQDRETATERLVTAVEHPSVDVLGHPTGRLINERPGLDVDVERVAAAAAEAGTALEINADPARLDLRGELARVAIEAGATVVTNTDAHAPGGLDYVRYGVHTARRGWCEADDLLNARSVEDLRSFLH from the coding sequence GTGAGCCGAAACGACGAGGTTGCGTCGCTGTTCGAGGAGTTCGCCGACCTCTTGGAGGCGAAGGACGTCGAGTACAAGCCGAACACGTACCGCCGCGCCGCCGAAAACATCCGGGCGCACGCCCGCCCCGTCGAGGAACTCGCAGCCGAGGGCGAGGACGCCGTCGGGGAGATACAGGGCGTCGGAGAGGCCATCTCCGCGAAGGTGGTCGAGTACTTCGAGACCGGCGAGATAGGAGAGCTAGAGGAACTCCGCGAGGAACTCCCCGTCGACATGGCGGGACTGACGAGCGTCGAGGGCGTCGGCCCGAAGACCGTCGCCTCGCTGTACGAGGCGCTCGGGGTCACCACGCTCGACGAACTCGAAGCCGCCGCCGAGGAGGGGCGGATACGCGAGGTGTCCGGGTTCGGGCCGAAGACGGAGGAGAACATCCGCGAGAACGTGCCGTTCGCCCGGCGCGCGCAGGAGCGCGAACGCCTCGGCGACGCCCGACCGCTGGCCGACGACGCGCTTTCGTACCTCCGTGAGGAGGACGCCGTCGAGCGAGCGGACGTCGCGGGGTCCATCCGGCGCTGGCGCGATACCATCGGGGACGTGGACGTCCTCGTCGCCAGCGCCGAGGCGGGGGCGGTCGTCGACGCGTTCGTCGACTGGCCGGCCGCGAGCGGCGTCATCGAGGCCGGCGAGTCGAAGGCGAGCGTCCGCTCGAACGGCGTCCGCGTCGACCTGCGCGTCGTCGACCCCGCGGAGTTCGGCGCCGCCCTCCAGTACTTCACCGGGAACAGAGAGCACAACCGGCGGGTCCGGAACGTCGCCATCGAACGGGGGCTGAAGATGAACGAGTACGGCGTGTTCGACGTCTCCGAGGTCGAGGACCCCGACGCCGACCAACGGGCGGGCGAGCGAGTCGCCGGCGAGACGGAGGAGTCGATGTACGACGCCGTCGGCCTGCCCCTCATTCCGCCGGAGATCCGCGAGGACGCCGGCGAAATCGAGGCCGCGCGGGAGGGAACGCTCCCGACGCTGGTCGAGCGTTCGGACGTGCGCGGCGACCTGCACACCCACACGGACTGGTCCGACGGGCGCTACTCCCTCGGGGAGATGGTCGCCGCCGCCGAGGAGCGAGGTTACGACTACTACGCCGTCACCGACCACGCCACCGGGCCGGGGATGGTCGGCGGCGTCGGCCTCTCGGACGACGAACTCCGCGAGCAGGCGGACGCCGTTGAAACGGCGACGGCCGACGCGGACCTCGAACTCCTCCCCGGCGTCGAGGCGAACGTCGACGCCGAGGGCGGCGTCTCCGTCGGCGACGACCTCCTGGCCGAACTCGATATCGTGGTTGCCTCGCCGCACGCCGCCCTCGGGCAGGACCGCGAGACCGCGACCGAACGGCTCGTGACCGCCGTCGAGCATCCCTCCGTCGACGTCCTCGGCCACCCGACGGGCCGCCTCATCAACGAGCGACCGGGCCTCGACGTCGACGTCGAACGGGTCGCGGCGGCCGCCGCCGAGGCGGGGACGGCCCTCGAAATCAACGCCGACCCGGCCCGCCTCGACCTGCGCGGCGAACTCGCGCGGGTCGCAATCGAGGCGGGAGCGACTGTCGTCACGAACACCGACGCGCACGCCCCCGGCGGCCTCGACTACGTCCGCTACGGCGTCCACACCGCCCGCCGCGGGTGGTGCGAGGCCGACGACCTGCTGAACGCGCGGTCGGTCGAGGACCTGCGCTCGTTCCTGCATTGA
- a CDS encoding Mut7-C RNAse domain-containing protein, with protein MTSESDAGSTPSDADPLLLDSMLGKLATYLRMCGYDAAYVLDDGPDPGDDAVLGRAREEGRTLVTRDERLAARADGGILLASKSVTDQLAEFAAAGYSPSLDDRPTRCGSCNGSVARVDAGESVPEYAPDPDERPLWRCRDCGQVFWKGSHWTDVAARLDSVR; from the coding sequence TTGACGTCCGAATCGGACGCCGGGTCGACTCCCTCGGACGCCGACCCCCTCCTCCTCGATTCGATGCTCGGGAAACTGGCCACCTATCTGCGGATGTGCGGCTACGACGCCGCCTACGTGCTCGACGACGGCCCGGACCCCGGCGACGACGCGGTTCTCGGACGGGCGCGCGAGGAGGGCCGAACGCTGGTCACCCGCGACGAACGCCTCGCCGCCCGGGCGGACGGGGGCATCCTACTCGCCTCCAAATCGGTGACCGACCAACTCGCCGAGTTCGCGGCGGCGGGCTACTCTCCGAGCCTCGACGACCGCCCGACGCGGTGCGGGTCGTGCAACGGGTCGGTCGCTCGCGTCGACGCCGGGGAGTCGGTGCCGGAGTACGCGCCCGACCCCGACGAACGCCCGCTCTGGCGGTGTCGGGACTGCGGGCAGGTGTTCTGGAAGGGGAGTCACTGGACGGACGTGGCGGCGCGGTTGGACTCGGTCCGGTGA
- a CDS encoding DUF7139 domain-containing protein, whose translation MTSLSEAYHTGERAGPSLRRLSLGLGVFLFGVALVVAGIVVATTDLLLGDMTLGGVRELGGILAGVGVPMVFLGIFTVTPSSGLTKAAAVVGAGIALVGVALFRYAYPCRWSGATGCPPGYGDLTLLTVGIYFLGALTTFWCLFVGVANFKTRNAPGGTATVQVTKKGETRYVEVDRSRGFGGIGFLGGTPDSEAETQTGTSGTVSDGGTDPEPITSPRGANETRGPNGPQGPQSPSGDGSRQSQPSHPADAYCGNCAHFDYVRTDDGIVPYCGYHEELMDDMEACDRWTPRGEQ comes from the coding sequence ATGACCAGTCTCTCGGAGGCCTATCACACAGGGGAACGCGCGGGGCCGAGCCTCCGGCGACTGTCGCTCGGACTGGGGGTCTTTCTCTTCGGCGTCGCCCTCGTCGTCGCGGGTATCGTCGTCGCCACGACGGACCTGCTCCTCGGCGATATGACGCTCGGAGGCGTCCGCGAACTCGGGGGTATCCTCGCGGGCGTCGGCGTGCCGATGGTGTTCCTCGGCATCTTCACCGTCACCCCGTCGAGCGGACTCACGAAGGCGGCGGCCGTCGTCGGCGCGGGCATCGCTCTGGTGGGCGTCGCGCTGTTCCGGTACGCCTACCCCTGCCGGTGGTCCGGGGCGACCGGCTGTCCCCCCGGTTACGGCGACTTGACGCTTCTGACGGTGGGTATCTACTTCCTCGGTGCGCTGACGACGTTCTGGTGTCTGTTCGTCGGCGTCGCCAACTTCAAGACGCGGAACGCGCCGGGCGGCACCGCCACGGTACAGGTGACGAAGAAGGGCGAGACGCGCTACGTGGAGGTCGACCGCTCGCGCGGATTCGGCGGCATCGGCTTCCTCGGCGGCACGCCCGATTCGGAGGCGGAGACGCAGACGGGCACCTCCGGAACCGTCTCCGACGGCGGCACCGACCCCGAACCAATCACCTCGCCGCGGGGGGCGAACGAGACGCGCGGTCCGAACGGGCCGCAGGGGCCGCAGTCACCCTCCGGCGACGGGTCCCGACAGTCCCAGCCATCGCACCCGGCCGACGCCTACTGCGGTAACTGCGCGCACTTCGACTACGTCCGCACCGACGACGGCATCGTGCCGTACTGCGGCTACCACGAGGAACTCATGGACGACATGGAGGCCTGCGACCGCTGGACGCCCCGCGGCGAGCAGTAG
- a CDS encoding DUF5789 family protein: protein MADEDENEDEGPVVELGEETPVEGQPLARVASRLTWPRERSRLLEKEGDAVVRTPSGPRTLSDVFEDVDVSYFETRKEFVDEVQSVVGNGPVETKQTR, encoded by the coding sequence ATGGCAGACGAGGACGAGAACGAGGACGAGGGACCCGTCGTCGAACTCGGCGAGGAGACGCCCGTCGAGGGCCAACCGCTCGCCCGGGTCGCCTCGCGGTTGACGTGGCCGCGCGAGAGATCACGCCTCCTCGAGAAGGAGGGAGACGCCGTCGTCCGGACGCCGTCGGGGCCGCGGACGCTCTCGGACGTGTTCGAGGACGTCGACGTCTCCTACTTCGAGACCCGAAAGGAGTTCGTCGACGAGGTGCAGTCCGTCGTCGGGAACGGTCCCGTCGAGACGAAGCAAACGCGATAG
- a CDS encoding CPBP family glutamic-type intramembrane protease, which translates to MQKSLLTGLFLALLWGTWTVPPSDLTYRAFRDAVVFIVFPAALAVTHGRNLGWRVNRRALRNTVLISAFVLPFYVVGSSLPSVRAYYPMWETSTALAAFVPHALQQLLVVVAAETYYRGLLCVGVSEEFGFKSVFISPVVYALHHVGKPPIELVLSAPTDVLFGAVDYDSDSILPSIVAHGLGLVLLDWLVLHDPLIPTETVLGWLRWLPIPL; encoded by the coding sequence CTGCAGAAGTCGCTACTGACGGGGCTGTTCCTCGCGCTCCTGTGGGGGACGTGGACCGTCCCGCCGTCGGACCTCACCTACCGGGCGTTCCGGGACGCCGTCGTCTTCATCGTCTTCCCCGCCGCTCTCGCCGTCACGCACGGCCGCAATCTCGGCTGGCGGGTGAACCGACGCGCCCTCCGAAACACGGTTCTCATCTCGGCGTTCGTCCTCCCGTTCTACGTCGTCGGGTCGTCGCTGCCGAGCGTCAGGGCGTACTACCCGATGTGGGAGACGAGCACCGCACTCGCGGCGTTCGTCCCGCACGCCCTCCAGCAACTGCTCGTCGTCGTCGCCGCGGAGACGTACTACCGCGGCCTGCTCTGCGTCGGCGTGAGCGAGGAGTTCGGTTTCAAGAGCGTCTTCATCAGCCCCGTCGTCTACGCGCTTCACCACGTCGGCAAGCCGCCCATCGAACTCGTGCTCTCGGCGCCGACGGACGTGCTGTTCGGCGCCGTCGACTACGACAGCGACTCCATCCTCCCCTCCATCGTCGCACACGGACTCGGCCTCGTCCTCCTCGATTGGTTGGTCCTGCACGACCCGCTCATCCCCACGGAGACGGTGCTGGGATGGCTCCGCTGGCTTCCGATTCCGCTCTGA
- a CDS encoding DUF302 domain-containing protein, with translation MTLPIDPEALSDGDVGEKRATLRMDHEEAIEHVRETFVDAGFGVPVEFSPSELLNEKVDADRDPYYVLGACNPAIADRVLDASEKRMGGLFPCNVVVWEEEPGVQTVYHVSIMRIGRLVGLAPDDEEMEDIIAETGRLADEAFSNLDAA, from the coding sequence ATGACGCTCCCAATCGACCCCGAGGCGCTCTCGGACGGCGACGTCGGCGAGAAGCGCGCGACGCTCCGGATGGACCACGAGGAGGCGATAGAACACGTTCGCGAGACGTTCGTCGACGCCGGGTTCGGCGTGCCCGTCGAGTTCTCCCCCTCCGAGTTGCTGAACGAGAAAGTCGACGCGGACCGGGACCCCTACTACGTCCTCGGCGCGTGCAACCCGGCCATCGCCGACCGGGTGCTCGACGCCTCCGAGAAGCGGATGGGCGGGCTGTTCCCCTGCAACGTCGTCGTCTGGGAGGAGGAGCCGGGCGTCCAGACGGTGTATCACGTGAGCATCATGCGCATCGGCCGCCTCGTCGGCCTCGCGCCCGACGACGAGGAGATGGAGGACATCATCGCCGAGACGGGACGACTCGCGGACGAGGCGTTCTCGAACCTCGACGCGGCGTAA
- a CDS encoding helix-turn-helix domain-containing protein, translating into MSVIVELCIQPSEFELGRVLDLEWGTKVELETLVPLGEDAVPFFLVYDCDRDPEALAASMEASPSVERVSVVDVFRDRVRFALRWDPGEDALFSGLAAAGAHLFSARGALDEWRLEIHFPTHRALSAFRATCEERDVSLDIERVYSPDEADAEPWDGLTEVQRETLLIAVDSGYYDIPRRCTTVELADELGVSDQAVTERLRRAIVSLVTTTLVAAEG; encoded by the coding sequence ATGAGTGTCATCGTAGAACTCTGTATTCAGCCCTCCGAGTTCGAGTTGGGGCGGGTTCTCGACCTCGAATGGGGGACGAAGGTCGAACTCGAAACGCTCGTACCGCTGGGTGAAGACGCGGTTCCGTTCTTTCTCGTCTATGACTGCGACCGCGACCCGGAAGCGCTCGCCGCCTCGATGGAGGCGTCCCCGTCGGTCGAACGCGTGAGCGTCGTCGACGTCTTCCGGGACCGAGTCCGGTTCGCACTGCGGTGGGACCCCGGAGAGGACGCGCTCTTCTCCGGACTCGCGGCGGCGGGCGCCCACCTGTTCAGCGCGCGCGGCGCCCTCGACGAGTGGCGACTGGAGATACACTTTCCGACCCACCGCGCGCTCTCGGCGTTTCGCGCCACCTGCGAGGAGAGGGACGTCTCGCTCGACATCGAACGCGTCTACAGCCCCGACGAGGCGGACGCCGAACCGTGGGACGGGCTGACCGAGGTCCAGCGCGAGACGCTCCTCATCGCCGTCGACAGCGGGTACTACGACATCCCGCGGCGGTGCACGACGGTCGAGTTGGCGGACGAACTCGGCGTCTCGGACCAGGCGGTCACCGAACGGCTCAGACGCGCCATCGTCTCGCTGGTGACGACGACGCTCGTCGCCGCCGAGGGCTGA
- a CDS encoding DUF7344 domain-containing protein — protein MDQRATASGPLSRSRRLTALVVLREHGAAMTPAELAAAVARRESGRSPSTVENGHVERVLLSLRRSHLPALSDAGLLTRDGVSDPDAEERVGLAADAVDADARRVLDAVFASDAEDESATEA, from the coding sequence ATGGATCAACGGGCAACGGCGTCGGGGCCGCTGTCGCGGAGTCGCCGTCTCACCGCGCTGGTCGTCCTCAGAGAGCACGGCGCCGCGATGACGCCGGCGGAACTCGCGGCGGCCGTCGCGCGGCGCGAGAGCGGGCGCTCCCCGTCGACGGTGGAGAACGGCCACGTCGAACGAGTGCTGCTATCGCTGCGCCGCTCACACCTCCCCGCGCTGTCGGACGCCGGCCTCCTGACGCGCGACGGCGTCTCCGACCCGGACGCGGAGGAACGCGTCGGACTCGCCGCGGACGCCGTCGACGCCGACGCCCGCCGGGTTCTCGACGCCGTCTTCGCGTCCGACGCCGAGGACGAGTCGGCGACCGAGGCTTAG